The Alkalibacter rhizosphaerae genomic sequence CCTCCTCCTGATCCTTTTTCAGATCCGTCAGGGAAAAGTTGGGCAGTCCATGTTGCTTGAAACCAAAGTAATCACCAGGTCCTCGAAGATCAAAATCCTTGTTGGATATATAAAACCCGTCATTGCTTTCCGTCAATACCTGCAGTCGTTCCATGGTCTTTTCATTTTCCGTATCAGTTGCAAGTATGCACCAGGATTCCTGATCCCCTCGGCCGACCCGGCCCCGCAACTGATGGAGTGTAGCCAGGCCAAAGCGCTCTGCATTCAGTACAAGGATCACCGTGGCATTGGGTACATCGATGCCTACTTCCACCACGGTGGTGGAAAAGAGCACGTCTATTTCCCCGTCTGCAAATTTTTTCATGATGGATTCCTTGTCATCCCGCTTCATTCGTCCATGGACCAAACCTGTCTGCAGATCTCGGAAAAGGCCCTTTCTCATTTTTTCATAAATTTCTTCCGCAGCAAATCCTTCCTCTTCTCCTTGTTCGATCTCCGGTGACACGACAAAGATCTGCCTTCCCTTTGCTGCTTCCTTCTGAATGAAGGCAAAGACTTTTTTCAATCGGTGATTGCCTACTACATGGGTCTGTATGGGTCGACGTCCCTGGGGCATGGTCTCGATTTGGGAGACATCCAAATCACCATAAAGCACATGAGCCATGGTTCTTGGGATGGGAGTGGCGCTCATGACCAGGGAATGGGGTCTGCTTCCCTTTTCCGTCAAACGTTTTCGCTGCTCCACACCAAAACGGTGTTGTTCGTCGGTGATCACCAGGCCGAGTCGGGCAAAAGTCAGATCCGGTTGGATCAGAGCGTGGGTGCCAACAACGACATGGGCCTCGTGGTTTCTGATCTGCTCATAGACGTTATCTTTTTGCTTTTTGTTCATGCCGCCCTTCACAAGGACGACACGGACGCCAAAGTCCTTTAAAAATCCTTTCAAGGTCTTTTCATGCTGTACCGCCAATAGCTCCGTGGGAGCCATCAATACAGACTGGTAGCCTTGAAGATGAAACAGATACTGAGCGAGAGCCGCCACTACTGTCTTTCCGCTGCCCACGTCGCCCTGCACCAGACGGTTGATTCGGATCCCCGTCCTTGCATCCTGTTGTATGTCCGACAATACAGACTGCTGCCCTTCCGTTAGTGAAAAAGGCAGACTGTTTTCCAGCGCCTTCATTTTTACTTCTGTTTCCTCATCCCAAACGACGGGAATATCGGTGGTATTGTTGCTCTTCATCCGGGCAAATCCGGCAAGCACTTCCAGCAGCTCGTCCACTACCAGCCGTCTTCTCCCTTGTAGAAGGGTCTCCATGCTGTCCGGACGATGAATGGCTCGTATGGCTTCCTGTCGGCTCCAAAGCCCATGCTGTTGCCTCAATTCATCTGGCAAAAGATCTTCGATAAAATCTGCCATTTCCAGGGCAGATTCCACCGCTTTTCTCAGATCCCGCTGGTACAATCCCCGGGTCAAAGGATAAATGGCTGCAAATCGCTGTTCCAGCAGATCTTCCGCCTTATCCACGTATTCCGGGTTCTCCAGATTGTATGTCCCATATCCCCAACGAAATTTCCCATGAAAATAATAGGTGACATGAGGCTTCAAGGCATTTTTTATGAATGGTGTATTGAAGAAAGTCACACGAAATCGCTGGGTCTCTCCCTGACACTCGAAAGTGGTGATGGAGAGTTTGGAACGGACTTTCCTCTGGGAGGCGGGACCCAGGATCATTCCCTGGACAACTACTTTTGTACCAGGCTGGGCTTTTGACAAATCTTCTACGTAAACTCGTTCTTCATAATCACGGGGAAAAAAAAGAAGCAGATCTTCCATATTGAATATTTTCAACTTGTGAAAAAGTGCTTCCTTTTTTTCTCCGATCCCTTTCAAGATCCGAATGGTTTCATAGGGGTTCATTTTACTCTACAGACACGATGTAATAATACAACGGTTGTCCGCCGTAATGCAATTCTACATCCAAATCGTCATATCGCGTTTCCACTTTTTCCGAAAGTACACTCGCCTCATCTTCCGGAACGTCTTCTCCATAATAAATGGACAGCAATTCACTGTTTTCGTCCACCATGGATTCCAGCAGCTCTTCACAGATCACCGCCGGATCCGAACCGACGCACTGGATCTCTCCGTTGTAGATCCCAATGACATCGTCTTTTTTGATATCTTTTCCGTTGATGGTGGTGTCCCGTACGGCAAAAGTCACCTGTCCCGTTTTGACTTGTTCCATGGATCGGGTCATGGCTTCCAGATTCTGATCCGGCTCCGATTCCGGGTCAAAACCCAGCAAGGCCGTGATCCCTTGCGGAATGGTTTTGGTGGGTATCACCACAACATTTTTTTCACTCAATTCTTTGGACTGATTTGCCGCTAGGATGATATTGCTGTTGTTGGGCAGTACGATGATATTTTCCGCATGGATCTGATCCATTCTGCTGAGAAAATCTTGTGTGCTGGGGTTCATGGTCTGTCCGCCCAGGACAACCTCGTCCACTCCCAGGTCCATAAACAAATTTTTCATTCCCTCGCCGGCAGCAACGGCAATGACCCCATATTTCTTCAATTTTTCCGCCACTTTAGGTTTTGCCGCTCCAGCCTTGGCGATCACCTGCTCCCTCATATTGTCGATCTTGATCCGGGTCAAGGATCCGATTTTCAATGCTGCAGCCATGGCTTTATCAGGATCGTCCGTGTGCAGGTGGATTTTAATTTTTTCTTCATCCCCACGACGATGATGGAATCTCCGATCTTCTCGTAATCGCTTGCCAGAGCTTCTCGAATTTCTTCATTGTTCTTTCCGATGATTATAAACTCGGTGCAATATCCGTAGGTAAGATCTGCCGGAGACTGATAGGTGTCCTCCACCGGCTTGTCCCAGTCGATTTGTGGAACAAAAACAGATTCTTTTCCGGTCAAGGCATTCAACGCTCCTTCCAAAATGAAGATCAATCCCATGCCTCCCGCATCCACAACACCTGCATCTTTCAAGACTTGGAGCATATCCGGGGTCTTGTCCAATACGCGACGGCCTTCTTCAATGGCATCCTTTAAAAAGTCTTCCATGAATTCATAATCCTTGACGTGTTCTTCGCTCCATTCCGCCATGCCTCTGGCGACGGTAAGTATGGTCCCTTCCGTTGGCTTCATAACGGCTTTATAAGCCATTTCCGACGCCTGCTTCATGGCTTGGGACGCCAGTGCCAGGTTCATGTCGCTATGGCCTTTGCAGGCCTTTGCAAAGCCTCTGAGCAACTGAGACAGGATCACTCCCGAGTTTCCTCTTGCTCCCATCAAAGCCCCACTGGAGGCAACGGCGCTTATTTCCGAAACCGATTCTTCAGCAGTCTCCTCCAATTCTTTGGATGCATATTG encodes the following:
- the recG gene encoding ATP-dependent DNA helicase RecG, with product MNPYETIRILKGIGEKKEALFHKLKIFNMEDLLLFFPRDYEERVYVEDLSKAQPGTKVVVQGMILGPASQRKVRSKLSITTFECQGETQRFRVTFFNTPFIKNALKPHVTYYFHGKFRWGYGTYNLENPEYVDKAEDLLEQRFAAIYPLTRGLYQRDLRKAVESALEMADFIEDLLPDELRQQHGLWSRQEAIRAIHRPDSMETLLQGRRRLVVDELLEVLAGFARMKSNNTTDIPVVWDEETEVKMKALENSLPFSLTEGQQSVLSDIQQDARTGIRINRLVQGDVGSGKTVVAALAQYLFHLQGYQSVLMAPTELLAVQHEKTLKGFLKDFGVRVVLVKGGMNKKQKDNVYEQIRNHEAHVVVGTHALIQPDLTFARLGLVITDEQHRFGVEQRKRLTEKGSRPHSLVMSATPIPRTMAHVLYGDLDVSQIETMPQGRRPIQTHVVGNHRLKKVFAFIQKEAAKGRQIFVVSPEIEQGEEEGFAAEEIYEKMRKGLFRDLQTGLVHGRMKRDDKESIMKKFADGEIDVLFSTTVVEVGIDVPNATVILVLNAERFGLATLHQLRGRVGRGDQESWCILATDTENEKTMERLQVLTESNDGFYISNKDFDLRGPGDYFGFKQHGLPNFSLTDLKKDQEEVETAKTLLEQLQQWPDQKPMEKLLETFQSKLDFLD
- a CDS encoding DAK2 domain-containing protein yields the protein MAAALKIGSLTRIKIDNMREQVIAKAGAAKPKVAEKLKKYGVIAVAAGEGMKNLFMDLGVDEVVLGGQTMNPSTQDFLSRMDQIHAENIIVLPNNSNIILAANQSKELSEKNVVVIPTKTIPQGITALLGFDPESEPDQNLEAMTRSMEQVKTGQVTFAVRDTTINGKDIKKDDVIGIYNGEIQCVGSDPAVICEELLESMVDENSELLSIYYGEDVPEDEASVLSEKVETRYDDLDVELHYGGQPLYYYIVSVE